Part of the Brevibacillus brevis genome is shown below.
ACCTATGCCGCCCATTACCATGAGCAACAGGTAGGTCAATGTCGTTCCTCTCGCCAATTCCTTAATCGTAGGAATCCATTTCACTTTAAAGTAATAGGAAATTCCAAGAGCACAAAGCGACATGTTGACATACCAATAGACAACTGCCAGAATCATGTCGGAAATCATCGGGGATATTTCCAAACCGATCATATAGTTCTTGAGAAAATCTACAACCCATATGGTGATCAGGATTTGTCCCACATTGGCTAAAGCCTTAACCGGATGAAACCTCACCAGAAACGAAATGATCAGGGTTTCAATCAGAGCGGACCAAACACCAATCCATGCTCCATACAAAATAATCCCCGAACAGATCACGGCATTGTTCAAGGTGAGTGTCGAATTGAACGTCCGGATCGGAGCAAAAGAGGAGACAACGGTCAATAAAGCATAAGTAATCAGGGCACCCCAATGCTCCCGCGAGTTCCATTCCCCCATCGAGCTAAAAACGATCAAAAGCCCTAGTACGGTAAAGCCAATTTGTACGATTATTCCTTTCACATGGTTCTGGAAGTTAGTTTTTGGTAGCATAGCTCTTACCTTCACGAAGTTGAATTAGCGAGATAGGTTTGTTCATGAAACGTTGAACAAGCAAAAAAGTCCCCAACATAATAAATATATCACCAATACTGATGACACGCGGAATTACGAAAGGCATATAAATAATATCGGTTAAGAAAGGCAGATTTGTAGCTTCTGTCAAAACGCTGTGTTTGAAGTTGGTCCCTTCAATAATGGGAGTCAAATCATAAGGCGTCTTTTTCGCCTGTTCCAAGTCAATCGGCATTTTCCCTTGGTTCGTCC
Proteins encoded:
- a CDS encoding DUF5317 domain-containing protein, producing MLLDVICFSFLVAFLRGGRIKSIPSFRMLYLLFTSIGLQILSAIFPSYGGIFVSIAYVFILLFLASNRKYEDIRIFMIGWFLNALAIWTNQGKMPIDLEQAKKTPYDLTPIIEGTNFKHSVLTEATNLPFLTDIIYMPFVIPRVISIGDIFIMLGTFLLVQRFMNKPISLIQLREGKSYATKN